A section of the Marinoscillum sp. 108 genome encodes:
- a CDS encoding Bpu10I family restriction endonuclease: MSNPKSKNLYKQQLDRLNDIDPNLPHGSNLKTKLLSGKQSVVLSSIADAYLNFLNGINNITTTDQTEWLKQSLSIFENYYAFLKAPENKKFSHQSDFLSSLLPELLYLSYSKIIQSAHSDLEITTQKDIIIDLSFLPYNDSSITFKPKRVDVAIVKKLDVTIGGEALDFSIPIVALEVKTNLDKNMISGVEYSVERLKRTFPLCKFYLVSELADFAYEKQNYAGTAIDEIIILRKQKRSVVRKNPKGINNVDLGLFESHINDIHEFLNSNVVTPSNLKERLSTGRLIN, encoded by the coding sequence TTGAGCAATCCAAAAAGCAAGAATCTTTACAAACAGCAATTGGATAGATTAAACGATATTGACCCTAATCTTCCACATGGAAGTAACTTGAAAACAAAACTGCTCTCTGGGAAACAGAGCGTTGTACTTTCAAGTATTGCTGATGCTTATTTGAACTTTCTTAATGGAATAAATAACATAACCACAACCGACCAAACCGAGTGGTTGAAACAATCTCTTTCCATTTTTGAAAATTATTATGCATTTCTGAAGGCACCTGAAAACAAAAAGTTCAGTCATCAATCAGATTTTCTTTCATCTCTGCTGCCAGAACTTCTTTACCTCTCCTATTCGAAGATTATTCAAAGTGCCCATTCGGACTTGGAAATAACTACTCAAAAAGACATAATTATAGACTTATCATTTTTACCCTATAATGACTCTAGCATCACTTTTAAACCAAAAAGAGTTGATGTAGCAATTGTCAAAAAACTTGACGTAACAATAGGCGGTGAAGCCTTGGATTTTAGTATTCCAATTGTTGCCTTAGAAGTCAAAACTAATTTGGACAAGAACATGATATCAGGCGTTGAATATTCTGTTGAACGACTTAAAAGAACATTTCCGCTTTGTAAATTCTATTTGGTTTCAGAGTTAGCTGATTTTGCATATGAAAAACAGAATTATGCCGGAACAGCTATAGATGAAATTATTATTCTGAGAAAACAAAAGAGAAGTGTGGTAAGAAAGAATCCAAAAGGCATCAACAATGTTGATCTTGGTCTTTTTGAATCACACATCAATGACATTCATGAATTTCTAAATTCAAATGTTGTCACACCATCCAACTTAAAAGAAAGATTATCAACGGGTCGCCTGATCAATTAA
- a CDS encoding DNA cytosine methyltransferase, translating to MNISSLDLFAGAGGFTLGLKNSGITTIGANEIDRFAAETFRNNFPEVSLMETDIRELSNKTLKSHFSGVDLIVGGPPCQGFSVAGPSQYGILDDRNDLVLEFIRAISVLKPKMVIMENVKNFLNGKLPSKDLVVDVVKKKLKDLDYSVKIKVAYAPDYGIPQSRTRVFIIGIHNKADLQFPRIEPTHGFALDSYVKVEEAIYDLPFIDVNQGFEDSPELLEYREVELSDYQKKMRLNSPGIFNHVSMKHTPRLIERFKHIPQGGSLLDVPFEHGQRVRNGNSLDLKPRFKMNNQRLDPKNISQCITASFQSTFVHPVLNRNLTAREGARLQSFPDHFIFKGPRTLMSKKLLIREGREDEIGLSQYNQIGNSVPPLLAQAIGKSIIESFEQSKKQESLQTAIG from the coding sequence ATGAACATTTCAAGTCTTGATCTTTTCGCTGGAGCTGGCGGTTTTACTCTGGGTTTAAAGAACTCAGGAATTACGACAATTGGAGCAAATGAAATTGATCGATTTGCTGCAGAAACATTTAGAAATAACTTTCCTGAAGTAAGTCTGATGGAAACTGACATCCGAGAATTGTCGAACAAAACACTCAAGTCTCATTTTAGTGGTGTGGATTTGATTGTTGGAGGTCCTCCATGTCAGGGATTCTCGGTTGCAGGCCCATCTCAATATGGCATTCTGGACGATCGTAATGATCTAGTTCTGGAATTCATTAGAGCCATTTCAGTTCTTAAACCTAAAATGGTTATAATGGAAAATGTGAAAAATTTTCTCAATGGTAAATTGCCATCAAAGGATTTAGTAGTTGATGTCGTCAAGAAGAAATTAAAAGACCTTGATTATTCTGTTAAAATAAAAGTCGCTTACGCGCCTGATTACGGAATTCCTCAGTCCAGAACCAGAGTTTTCATTATAGGAATCCATAACAAAGCTGATCTCCAATTTCCGCGAATTGAGCCAACGCATGGTTTCGCTTTAGATTCTTATGTGAAAGTAGAAGAAGCAATCTACGATTTACCATTCATTGATGTCAATCAGGGCTTTGAAGACTCCCCCGAACTCCTGGAGTACCGTGAAGTTGAACTGAGTGATTATCAAAAGAAAATGAGACTGAACTCACCGGGCATTTTTAATCATGTATCAATGAAACATACACCAAGGTTGATCGAACGATTTAAGCATATTCCTCAAGGTGGTTCGCTTTTGGATGTTCCATTTGAACATGGTCAAAGAGTTAGAAATGGTAATTCCCTTGACTTGAAGCCAAGATTTAAAATGAATAATCAAAGGCTAGATCCTAAAAACATCAGCCAATGTATTACAGCATCATTTCAATCCACTTTCGTACATCCCGTATTAAATAGAAATTTAACTGCACGAGAGGGAGCTAGGTTGCAATCTTTCCCTGATCATTTCATTTTCAAAGGGCCAAGAACACTCATGAGTAAAAAACTCTTGATTCGAGAAGGGAGAGAAGATGAAATAGGATTATCACAATACAATCAGATAGGTAATTCAGTCCCCCCATTACTTGCTCAAGCAATTGGTAAATCAATTATTGAGTCATTTGAGCAATCCAAAAAGCAAGAATCTTTACAAACAGCAATTGGATAG
- a CDS encoding DNA cytosine methyltransferase — protein sequence MNYIDLFAGAGGASLGLSMAGLNPVGAVEIDDWASDTYELNHPGIKVIRSDISLLSENDIKQFKGVDLIVGGPPCQGFSIAASNRRQKSDPRNQLYTQYCRTVEILKPQFFVVENVKEIMKFKLADGSLLLADFISRLEKLGYSISYGLINAKNLGVPQERIRFFMVGSKKTISPNFIESLNNPSQKVLTIDDAISDLPVPKVGIDSIEYNKSPINSYQESMRSTSKMVYNHEPMRHTARMIERFKLIPVNGNTQDVPIEHRNRRRGEVEVLSTNIYHQNHRRLDPNKPCKTITASFYSSFIHPYQHRNLTVREAARIQGFPDTYQFMGKRTTLSKKLLKKKGIFEDMHLDQFNQVGNAVSPIVAKSIGKLLLKSIE from the coding sequence ATGAACTATATCGATTTATTTGCGGGTGCAGGAGGTGCCTCTTTAGGCTTGTCAATGGCAGGATTAAATCCAGTTGGTGCTGTTGAAATTGATGATTGGGCATCTGATACATATGAATTAAATCATCCTGGTATCAAGGTAATTAGATCAGACATTTCATTATTATCTGAGAACGACATAAAACAGTTTAAAGGGGTTGACTTAATTGTTGGTGGCCCCCCTTGCCAAGGGTTTTCCATTGCTGCCAGCAATCGAAGACAAAAGTCTGACCCAAGAAACCAACTCTACACTCAGTACTGTCGAACCGTTGAAATTTTGAAACCACAATTCTTTGTAGTTGAGAATGTGAAAGAAATCATGAAGTTTAAATTGGCTGACGGTAGTCTTCTGCTTGCCGATTTTATTTCAAGACTTGAAAAACTAGGCTATAGCATTTCATACGGTCTGATCAACGCTAAAAATTTGGGAGTTCCCCAAGAGAGGATCAGGTTTTTTATGGTAGGGTCAAAAAAAACCATCAGCCCTAATTTCATCGAAAGTCTAAACAACCCATCGCAAAAGGTTCTCACTATTGATGATGCAATTTCTGATCTTCCAGTTCCAAAAGTTGGGATTGACAGCATAGAATACAATAAATCTCCTATCAATTCATATCAGGAATCGATGAGAAGCACCTCCAAAATGGTGTATAATCACGAGCCTATGAGGCATACTGCAAGAATGATTGAAAGATTCAAATTAATACCTGTTAATGGCAATACTCAGGACGTGCCTATCGAACATAGAAACCGAAGAAGAGGGGAAGTTGAAGTTCTGTCAACCAACATTTATCATCAAAATCATCGAAGGCTTGATCCCAATAAGCCATGCAAAACTATAACAGCATCATTCTATTCAAGCTTTATTCATCCTTACCAACATCGTAACCTAACTGTTAGAGAAGCAGCCAGAATACAGGGCTTTCCAGACACCTATCAATTTATGGGTAAGAGAACTACGTTGAGCAAAAAATTATTAAAAAAGAAAGGGATTTTTGAAGACATGCATTTAGACCAATTCAATCAGGTCGGCAATGCTGTTTCTCCAATCGTTGCTAAATCTATTGGTAAACTATTATTAAAATCAATTGAATGA
- a CDS encoding helix-turn-helix domain-containing protein produces the protein MKETIGEYIHKLRIESGMTLTKLAAALDIDQSTLSKIENGKRNIPRFILPKLAETFKLDIKRLEKEFFSEMVAEIIYSQEEPQEVLKLAEEKAKYFKTKKEHQGSLSFEKGKNE, from the coding sequence ATGAAGGAAACAATTGGTGAGTATATCCATAAATTGAGAATTGAGTCTGGCATGACTTTAACAAAGCTTGCCGCAGCACTCGATATCGATCAATCAACTTTGTCCAAAATTGAAAATGGCAAGAGGAACATTCCAAGATTCATCTTGCCCAAACTTGCTGAAACTTTCAAATTGGATATTAAAAGACTAGAAAAGGAATTCTTCAGTGAAATGGTGGCTGAAATAATATATTCTCAAGAGGAACCACAAGAGGTGCTCAAGCTAGCTGAAGAAAAGGCCAAATACTTTAAAACAAAGAAAGAACACCAAGGAAGTCTATCCTTTGAAAAAGGGAAGAACGAATGA